Below is a window of Plasmodium sp. gorilla clade G2 genome assembly, chromosome: 14 DNA.
ACTTTCTATTATTTTACCTTGATgcataatatgtatataatttggctttaataattctaataattttttataatgtgttacaattaaaaaagaattattatgatttgaAAAGTTAGTTATAACATTAGATGTAAGTTTAAAAGAATCAACATCTAATCCAGAATCTGTTTCATCTAAAATACAAAAAGTAGGTTTCAAAATTAACATTTGTAAgatttcatttctttttttttctcctccACTAAAACCATAATTAACAGGTCGATCTAAAAATTCACTTGATAATCcaactttttttatttcttcaatCATCATTAAATTAAATTCACTTACACTTATCTCTTCTTCATTTCTATGTCTTCTATGTGAATTCAATGCTGCTCTTAAGAATTCATTATTCTTAACCATAGGTAGTTCAACTGGATATTGAAAAGCTAAAAAAATACCACACAACGATCTAACATTTACAggtaaattaattaaatctaatcctttatatttcattatacCATTTGTTACTTTATAATATGGATGACCTGATATTACTTTTGCTAACGTCGATTTACCAGAACCATTTCTTCCCATAATTGTATGTTTCTCAcctaaatatatttttaaatttattccTTTCAATATTTCTTTCTCTCCTTCTATCTCTATTGCATGTAAAT
It encodes the following:
- a CDS encoding FeS assembly ATPase SufC; amino-acid sequence: MKRRKWLRITWAVTIYIFFGIIKISSYNEGRNRYNKMYGYVINGYRDYKKKYSFLRKGPNVLHMENNNFDMDRLSLLKNLEEESKIITEAEGWDKTQPLLEIKDLHAIEIEGEKEILKGINLKIYLGEKHTIMGRNGSGKSTLAKVISGHPYYKVTNGIMKYKGLDLINLPVNVRSLCGIFLAFQYPVELPMVKNNEFLRAALNSHRRHRNEEEISVSEFNLMMIEEIKKVGLSSEFLDRPVNYGFSGGEKKRNEILQMLILKPTFCILDETDSGLDVDSFKLTSNVITNFSNHNNSFLIVTHYKKLLELLKPNYIHIMHQGKIIESGDYSLVDKIESKGYSQFLKE